A region from the Clostridium beijerinckii genome encodes:
- a CDS encoding D-alanyl-D-alanine carboxypeptidase → MRSVFKKILIFIIVICGLWYAMEGKSAKLRGINLNEIGLNLNEKNKLANLKDINTRKELALVNIEHGLSKDYKPEGLTMPNIPFAAGVNQEEKYVAGIIVNPIEELVHAAKQEGIILLGNSGYRSYKSQKDVYTSRIKSDGKKLADAYVAKPGFSEHQTGLCIDITNKSGNFVKGTKEAEWLAENCYRFGFIIRYPYGKQSITDIEYEPWHIRYVGKEAAKYIYDNSITLEEYLER, encoded by the coding sequence ATGAGAAGTGTATTCAAAAAGATTTTAATATTTATTATAGTAATTTGCGGATTATGGTATGCCATGGAAGGGAAGTCTGCAAAATTAAGAGGAATAAACCTTAATGAAATTGGACTGAATTTAAATGAAAAAAATAAGTTAGCAAATCTAAAAGACATTAATACAAGGAAAGAGCTGGCCCTAGTAAATATAGAGCATGGTTTAAGTAAAGATTACAAGCCCGAAGGATTAACTATGCCAAATATACCATTTGCAGCTGGAGTTAACCAAGAAGAAAAATATGTAGCAGGAATTATTGTAAATCCTATAGAAGAATTAGTCCATGCAGCTAAACAGGAAGGAATTATACTACTTGGTAATTCAGGCTACAGATCATATAAATCACAAAAAGATGTTTATACTAGCAGAATAAAATCAGATGGAAAGAAGCTTGCAGATGCATATGTAGCTAAGCCTGGATTTAGTGAACATCAAACAGGGTTATGCATTGATATTACCAATAAAAGTGGTAATTTTGTAAAAGGAACAAAAGAAGCTGAATGGCTTGCAGAAAATTGCTATAGGTTTGGTTTTATTATAAGATATCCTTATGGAAAGCAAAGTATAACAGACATTGAATATGAACCTTGGCATATTAGATATGTTGGGAAAGAAGCTGCTAAGTATATTTATGATAATAGTATTACATTAGAGGAATACTTAGAAAGATGA
- a CDS encoding DNA-binding response regulator: protein MNNNILVVDDEKEIRDLLEINLKNEGYTVFKASCGMEALDILHKEEIHLIVLDIMMPDMDGLEVCRKVRENYNIPILMLSAKVEDMDKIQGIMTGADDYVCKPFNQLELTVRIRALLRRTYFLNIKMQTSENQIRIESMVIDKSKHRVTVEDNEVDLTAREFEILYLLATNRGRVFSAEEIFEKVWKEKYFQSNNTVMVHMSRLRDKIEQYMEGNKVIHTVWGVGYKIEK, encoded by the coding sequence ATGAATAATAATATTCTTGTAGTAGATGATGAAAAAGAAATAAGAGATTTATTAGAAATAAATTTAAAAAATGAAGGATACACTGTCTTTAAGGCAAGTTGTGGCATGGAAGCTTTAGACATATTACATAAGGAAGAAATTCATTTAATAGTTTTAGATATAATGATGCCAGATATGGATGGGCTAGAGGTTTGTAGAAAAGTAAGAGAAAATTATAACATACCAATTCTCATGTTAAGTGCAAAAGTAGAAGATATGGATAAGATTCAAGGGATTATGACTGGTGCAGATGATTATGTATGCAAGCCTTTTAATCAATTGGAACTTACAGTTAGAATAAGAGCATTACTTAGAAGAACTTATTTTTTAAATATTAAAATGCAAACTTCAGAAAATCAAATAAGAATTGAGTCTATGGTTATAGATAAAAGCAAGCATAGGGTAACAGTGGAGGATAATGAAGTAGATTTAACAGCAAGAGAATTTGAGATATTATACTTATTGGCTACAAATAGAGGAAGAGTTTTTAGTGCAGAAGAAATTTTTGAAAAAGTGTGGAAAGAGAAATATTTTCAATCCAATAATACTGTAATGGTGCATATGAGCAGACTTAGGGATAAGATAGAACAGTATATGGAAGGAAATAAGGTAATTCATACGGTATGGGGAGTTGGCTATAAGATTGAAAAATAA
- a CDS encoding two-component sensor histidine kinase, which produces MKNKRFYKYWLLSLADVLGAALLTYIILYISSNILIYLYMNTKIQLVNYIFKFWRIINYDIFGNYAYLIIETALFAGIYLLITYRKSKSLAAIIDETEIMASGDLDRLIEVESKGDIKNLVKNINNISKQLKEITVEERKAQQTKSDLITNVSHDLRTPLTSIIGYLEIIDNDKYKDEVRLRYYANIAFEKAKGLNILINDLFELTKMQNNTINLYKDDINLVELVGQVVTGFEYQFKHADMQYRINFSEEKLIVNADAGKLVRAFENLLSNAIKYGKDGFYVDVTTKLEENMAVVQVINYGQSIPSIDLPHIFDRFYRVEKSRSSDIGGSGLGLSITKNIIELHEGAISAYSDNDKTIFEARLPVK; this is translated from the coding sequence TTGAAAAATAAAAGATTTTATAAATACTGGTTATTATCCTTAGCAGACGTATTAGGTGCAGCATTACTAACGTATATAATTTTGTATATAAGTAGTAATATATTAATTTATTTATACATGAACACCAAAATTCAGCTTGTTAATTATATTTTTAAATTTTGGAGAATTATTAACTATGATATTTTTGGGAATTATGCTTATCTAATTATTGAAACAGCATTATTTGCAGGGATATACCTGCTTATAACATATAGAAAATCTAAAAGCCTTGCAGCTATTATAGATGAAACTGAAATAATGGCTAGTGGTGATTTGGATAGATTAATAGAAGTTGAGTCAAAAGGTGATATTAAAAACTTAGTGAAAAATATAAATAATATATCAAAGCAGCTTAAAGAGATAACAGTAGAAGAAAGAAAAGCTCAGCAAACTAAAAGTGATTTGATAACAAATGTTTCCCATGATTTAAGAACACCACTAACTTCTATAATAGGTTATTTAGAAATTATAGATAACGATAAGTATAAAGATGAAGTAAGGCTTAGATATTATGCCAATATAGCCTTTGAAAAAGCAAAAGGCTTAAATATACTTATTAATGATTTATTTGAACTTACTAAAATGCAAAATAATACTATTAATTTATATAAGGATGATATTAATTTAGTAGAGCTTGTAGGTCAAGTAGTTACAGGATTTGAATATCAATTTAAGCATGCAGATATGCAATATAGAATTAATTTTTCAGAGGAGAAGTTAATAGTAAATGCAGATGCAGGTAAGTTAGTTCGAGCATTTGAAAATTTACTATCTAATGCAATTAAGTATGGAAAAGATGGCTTTTACGTTGATGTAACAACAAAGCTTGAAGAAAATATGGCAGTAGTTCAAGTTATAAATTATGGGCAATCAATCCCATCAATAGATTTACCACATATTTTCGACAGATTCTATAGGGTAGAAAAATCAAGAAGTAGTGATATAGGTGGATCTGGACTTGGGTTATCTATTACAAAGAATATTATAGAGCTTCATGAGGGAGCGATATCAGCCTATAGTGACAATGATAAAACTATATTTGAGGCTAGATTGCCAGTTAAATAA
- a CDS encoding ATPase — MEEQIIDLKRDAYKKLLEWKNNHNNKVLLVEGARQVGKTYLVKKFARENYKHLIYINLLEETGEDLLTIYNIIKEERLSGKLDREKTNSLKEMFKRFSNNFEDNKECIIIIDEIQESYKIYNMIRQFAREFKAHFIMTGSYLGRVVMQKEFWSPMGDVDFLEIKPLSFTEFIRALNLTHSYESLDLYGDGDKKDYDLFYDKYRDYLEVGGYPEIVCEYLKNHKENINDLFEKLLRVFCEESSRYFDGDILTTRVFEDCISAIIEILARGKKGIKESSYTEELQQIITKQYSSNITKENCNRVLQWFYTSKFVKDCDKLIDFEFTNIKKRQRYFLSDVGMANYVMKKANLLISESSGLLNETFVYHCLLDKISTVPMFGIYGDGELDFVYRDRESGYVYGIEVKAGKNSGKTITKSLANGKINFAVYLKGVTQGGISNKTYTIPIFLFPRVELSKI; from the coding sequence TTGGAAGAACAAATAATAGATCTTAAAAGAGATGCATACAAAAAACTATTAGAGTGGAAAAATAATCACAATAATAAAGTACTATTAGTAGAAGGTGCAAGACAGGTAGGAAAAACTTATTTGGTGAAAAAATTTGCAAGAGAAAATTATAAGCATTTAATATATATAAATCTATTAGAAGAAACAGGAGAAGATTTACTTACAATTTATAATATAATAAAAGAAGAACGTCTATCAGGAAAGCTAGATAGAGAAAAAACAAATTCATTAAAAGAGATGTTTAAGAGATTTTCTAACAATTTTGAAGATAATAAAGAATGCATAATTATAATAGATGAAATACAAGAATCTTATAAAATTTATAATATGATAAGGCAATTTGCAAGAGAATTTAAGGCACATTTTATCATGACTGGAAGTTATTTAGGAAGAGTTGTTATGCAAAAAGAGTTTTGGTCTCCAATGGGGGATGTAGATTTCCTTGAAATAAAGCCATTATCATTTACGGAATTTATTAGAGCGCTTAATTTAACACATAGTTATGAATCATTAGACTTGTATGGAGATGGCGATAAAAAGGATTATGATTTATTTTATGATAAGTATAGAGATTACTTGGAAGTTGGCGGTTATCCAGAGATAGTATGCGAATACTTAAAAAATCACAAGGAAAATATTAATGATTTATTTGAAAAATTATTAAGAGTATTTTGTGAAGAATCATCAAGATATTTTGATGGAGATATATTGACTACTAGAGTATTTGAAGATTGCATAAGCGCAATAATTGAAATTCTAGCTAGAGGAAAAAAAGGAATTAAGGAAAGCAGTTATACGGAAGAATTACAGCAAATCATAACCAAACAATATTCAAGTAATATTACAAAGGAAAATTGTAATAGAGTCCTTCAATGGTTTTACACGTCAAAATTTGTTAAAGACTGTGATAAGCTTATAGATTTTGAGTTTACAAATATAAAAAAGAGGCAAAGATATTTTTTATCTGATGTTGGTATGGCAAATTATGTGATGAAAAAAGCAAACCTATTAATATCAGAATCCAGCGGGTTATTAAATGAAACGTTTGTTTATCATTGTCTTTTGGATAAGATCTCTACAGTTCCTATGTTTGGTATCTACGGTGATGGGGAGCTTGATTTTGTCTACAGAGATAGGGAAAGTGGTTATGTTTACGGAATAGAAGTTAAGGCTGGTAAAAATTCAGGTAAAACTATAACAAAATCATTGGCTAATGGGAAAATAAATTTTGCAGTTTATCTAAAAGGGGTAACGCAAGGTGGAATTTCAAACAAGACGTATACAATTCCAATATTTTTATTTCCAAGAGTTGAGTTAAGTAAAATATAA
- a CDS encoding NAD(P)/FAD-dependent oxidoreductase, whose amino-acid sequence MKTDLLEKGAILQRDKETYAIAPHLTAGIVTPDILRNIADIAEKYNAAAIKVTGAQRIAIVGLKEEDLDNVWQDLDMDPGAAVGLCVRSIKVCPGTTFCKRGLQDSVAVGSKLDSLYHGKELPNKLKMGVSGCPHSCADSAFKDIGLIGSGKGWMFYIGGKGGAKPRIADRIALCISEEKIYDLIEKVIQIYSENATNRERLGDYIDRVGLDEFKEQIDLNSYL is encoded by the coding sequence ATGAAAACTGATTTATTAGAAAAAGGAGCAATATTACAAAGGGATAAAGAAACATATGCAATTGCTCCACATTTAACTGCTGGAATAGTAACTCCAGATATTTTAAGAAATATCGCAGATATAGCTGAAAAATATAATGCAGCAGCTATTAAAGTTACAGGGGCTCAAAGAATTGCAATAGTTGGATTAAAAGAAGAAGATTTGGATAATGTTTGGCAGGATCTTGATATGGATCCAGGTGCCGCAGTAGGTTTATGTGTAAGAAGTATAAAAGTATGTCCAGGAACTACTTTTTGTAAAAGAGGCCTTCAAGATTCAGTAGCAGTTGGATCAAAATTGGATAGTTTATATCATGGAAAGGAATTACCTAATAAATTAAAAATGGGTGTAAGCGGTTGCCCACATAGTTGTGCAGATAGTGCATTTAAGGATATAGGATTAATAGGAAGTGGAAAAGGATGGATGTTTTATATTGGCGGAAAAGGTGGGGCCAAGCCAAGAATAGCAGATAGAATAGCACTTTGTATATCAGAAGAAAAGATATATGATCTAATAGAAAAAGTTATTCAAATATATTCTGAAAATGCAACTAATAGAGAAAGATTAGGAGATTACATAGATAGAGTAGGATTAGATGAGTTTAAAGAACAAATAGATCTTAATAGTTATTTATAA
- a CDS encoding DUF2922 domain-containing protein: MEYSLSMTFLTAAGTKSTLSISGVKASITEAQVNNLMDIIIAKDIFETNAGAFVKKADARLTAKNVTDYTVA, from the coding sequence ATGGAGTATTCTTTATCAATGACGTTCTTAACTGCTGCTGGTACTAAATCTACATTAAGTATAAGTGGTGTAAAAGCTTCAATTACTGAAGCTCAGGTTAATAACCTTATGGATATAATAATCGCTAAAGACATTTTTGAAACTAATGCTGGAGCTTTTGTTAAGAAAGCTGATGCTAGACTTACTGCTAAAAATGTTACTGATTATACTGTCGCTTAA
- a CDS encoding XRE family transcriptional regulator encodes MNKFKIKELRKKMNLTVQELSIKSGVAMSYVSTLENDKSGLTNPTMEIMIKISNALGCSPNEVFF; translated from the coding sequence ATGAACAAATTCAAAATTAAAGAATTAAGAAAGAAAATGAATTTGACGGTACAGGAATTATCAATTAAAAGCGGAGTTGCAATGAGTTATGTATCTACTTTGGAAAATGATAAAAGTGGTTTAACAAATCCTACAATGGAAATCATGATTAAAATATCTAATGCTCTTGGCTGCTCACCAAATGAGGTATTCTTTTAG
- a CDS encoding phage regulatory protein yields the protein MGEVIFNKALGQQLTIDTRDIADFAQIKHYEILRKLDGGYSSKAKSGIIQVFNKENISVEKYFIESIYTDAKGEKRKCYLCTRLGCDFLANKFSGKRGIIFTARYVDMFHKMEKSLRENKDSYLIEDPIERAKRWIGEAEERKRLKNEVIQSKPKVLFADAVSTSESSILVSELAKILKQNGVNIGGLRLFNYLKENGYLIKRKGSEYNMPTQKSMNLGLFEIKENIIKHGNGKVTVSKTSKITGKGQNYFINKFLGAKYDDR from the coding sequence ATGGGTGAAGTTATTTTTAATAAAGCTTTAGGTCAACAATTAACTATTGACACAAGGGATATAGCTGATTTTGCTCAAATTAAACATTATGAAATTTTAAGAAAACTTGATGGAGGATATAGCTCAAAAGCCAAGAGTGGTATAATACAGGTTTTTAATAAAGAAAATATATCAGTTGAAAAGTATTTTATTGAATCTATATATACAGATGCAAAGGGAGAAAAAAGAAAATGCTATTTATGTACCCGTCTTGGTTGTGATTTCTTAGCTAATAAATTTAGTGGAAAAAGGGGAATCATTTTTACTGCAAGATATGTGGACATGTTTCATAAAATGGAAAAGTCTTTAAGGGAGAATAAAGATAGCTATCTTATTGAAGATCCAATAGAGAGGGCAAAACGTTGGATTGGTGAGGCAGAAGAAAGAAAAAGATTAAAAAATGAAGTCATACAAAGCAAACCAAAAGTTCTTTTTGCAGATGCCGTCTCTACTTCTGAGTCTTCCATTTTAGTTTCTGAACTTGCAAAAATACTTAAACAAAATGGAGTGAATATAGGAGGTCTTAGATTATTTAATTATCTTAAGGAAAATGGATATCTAATAAAGAGAAAAGGTTCAGAATATAATATGCCAACTCAGAAATCTATGAACCTTGGGTTATTTGAAATTAAAGAAAACATCATAAAACATGGCAATGGTAAAGTCACAGTTTCAAAAACAAGCAAAATAACAGGAAAAGGCCAAAACTATTTTATAAATAAGTTTTTAGGAGCAAAATATGATGATCGTTAA
- a CDS encoding DUF1540 domain-containing protein: MIVKCAYKTCLYCNNGKCNRVAIELMSFDYLDEKKEESQGLECRGFKYNRDWME; this comes from the coding sequence ATGATCGTTAAATGTGCATATAAAACGTGTCTTTATTGCAATAATGGAAAATGCAACAGAGTGGCAATTGAATTAATGAGTTTTGATTATTTAGATGAAAAAAAAGAAGAAAGTCAGGGACTTGAATGCAGAGGATTTAAGTATAATCGGGACTGGATGGAATGA
- a CDS encoding phage replisome organizer encodes MANIDWIKIYTRIFEDEKIKFIDRLKERDVILCMWFKLLIQAAKTNAKGMIFLSPKMPYTNEMFSILFNRPLNTVKFSFKILSDFQMIEIDDNNFIKICNWEKYQNVEGMERVRLLNRKRAERHRQKSKQIIYDELEGQNNIYENELENNFNNDESEINKTTFEKNSNVTKTTFKENNNVTVTLKRERERENKIENENKIKREIENKIKNKSERNQENLENIQQSRRSNDAHENSLSLKIKKEKSLKEVDELLNHYKNRGITIGGLNLNSLEDSISIHGKINAKAAIDKALELNKPDMKYINGILGNWKREGYPSADSLGNGIKSWNSRSLRFNNFKPREYDYENLEKALLGWDK; translated from the coding sequence GTGGCTAACATTGATTGGATAAAAATATATACTAGAATATTTGAAGATGAAAAGATTAAATTCATAGATAGACTTAAAGAAAGAGATGTTATCCTTTGCATGTGGTTTAAATTATTAATCCAGGCAGCGAAAACTAATGCTAAGGGAATGATTTTTTTAAGCCCCAAAATGCCATATACTAATGAAATGTTTTCTATATTGTTTAATAGGCCTTTAAATACCGTTAAATTTTCATTTAAGATCTTAAGTGATTTTCAAATGATTGAAATAGATGATAATAACTTTATTAAAATATGCAACTGGGAGAAATATCAAAATGTTGAAGGCATGGAAAGAGTCCGCTTATTAAATAGAAAAAGAGCAGAAAGGCATAGGCAAAAAAGTAAACAAATAATTTATGATGAATTAGAGGGACAAAATAATATTTATGAAAACGAGCTTGAGAATAATTTTAATAATGATGAAAGTGAAATTAATAAAACCACTTTTGAAAAAAATAGTAACGTTACTAAAACAACTTTTAAAGAAAATAATAACGTTACTGTAACGCTTAAGAGAGAGAGAGAGAGAGAGAATAAGATAGAGAATGAGAATAAGATAAAGAGAGAGATAGAGAATAAGATAAAAAACAAGAGCGAAAGAAATCAGGAGAATCTTGAAAATATACAGCAAAGTAGGAGGAGTAATGACGCACATGAAAACTCTCTCTCTCTTAAAATAAAAAAAGAAAAATCTTTAAAAGAGGTTGATGAACTGCTAAATCACTATAAAAATAGGGGAATCACAATCGGAGGACTTAATTTAAATTCACTTGAAGATTCTATAAGTATTCATGGGAAGATTAATGCTAAAGCTGCAATAGATAAAGCTTTAGAATTAAATAAACCAGATATGAAATATATTAACGGAATTCTTGGAAACTGGAAAAGAGAGGGATATCCATCAGCAGATTCCCTTGGGAATGGTATTAAATCGTGGAATTCACGCTCTTTAAGATTTAATAATTTTAAACCAAGGGAGTATGATTATGAGAATTTGGAGAAAGCACTGCTTGGATGGGACAAGTAA
- a CDS encoding sigma-70 family RNA polymerase sigma factor — protein MDYAYIEKLVISSKLGDEMCKELLVKEFTPFILSLSNKAFIHGYDKQDLHNECYKALFYCLHKYDTKSHRFVGYAINSIKNQISLLIKKSINHSSSEGQAALALFEDVENTIASNELNIEDGFLRKSDFEHLNHALNNLKEDERELIDYIFFKKNTVRTYAFSKNMSYSTAISKKNNTLKKIKKSLNPHIKIH, from the coding sequence ATGGATTATGCATATATTGAAAAACTCGTTATTTCTTCGAAACTTGGAGATGAAATGTGTAAAGAATTATTAGTTAAGGAATTTACACCTTTTATTTTAAGCTTGTCTAACAAGGCTTTTATTCATGGATATGATAAGCAGGATTTGCATAATGAATGCTATAAAGCTCTCTTTTATTGTCTTCATAAGTATGATACAAAAAGCCATAGATTTGTGGGTTATGCTATTAACTCAATAAAAAATCAAATTAGTCTTCTTATAAAAAAAAGTATTAATCATTCAAGTTCTGAGGGACAAGCTGCTCTTGCCCTCTTTGAAGATGTAGAAAATACTATAGCTTCAAATGAACTTAATATAGAAGATGGTTTTCTAAGAAAAAGTGATTTTGAGCATTTAAATCATGCGCTTAATAATTTAAAAGAAGATGAAAGAGAACTTATAGATTATATATTTTTCAAAAAAAATACTGTTAGAACTTATGCTTTTTCAAAAAATATGAGTTATTCTACAGCTATTTCTAAAAAGAACAACACCTTAAAGAAAATTAAAAAATCATTAAATCCTCATATAAAAATACATTGA
- a CDS encoding nucleotidyltransferase domain-containing protein, with translation MNQKLIYEKIKDLIPKDKIDALYLFGSYSNGTFTEDSDIDFAIFSDNLSYIELVDLEDKISERLNKEVDLVLPEKNDVLLLREILQGKSLMETSEAFDTWFEKFNEWLASEWWFIEMCINERCGLNG, from the coding sequence ATGAATCAAAAGTTGATTTATGAAAAAATTAAAGATTTAATACCTAAAGATAAGATTGACGCTTTATACTTATTTGGATCTTATAGTAATGGTACTTTTACGGAAGATAGTGATATTGATTTTGCCATTTTTAGTGATAATTTAAGTTATATAGAGTTAGTAGATTTAGAAGATAAAATAAGTGAAAGACTCAATAAAGAGGTAGATCTTGTATTACCTGAAAAAAATGATGTTTTATTATTAAGAGAGATACTACAAGGGAAATCATTAATGGAAACATCAGAGGCTTTTGATACGTGGTTTGAAAAATTTAATGAATGGTTAGCTTCGGAATGGTGGTTTATAGAGATGTGCATTAATGAGAGGTGTGGTTTAAATGGATAG
- a CDS encoding DUF1653 domain-containing protein gives MQDIDLTELKGKIIRHFKGDLYLLIDIAEHTETGEKMVIYKALYGECGVYARPINTFLSEVDKCEIKII, from the coding sequence GTGCAAGATATAGATTTGACAGAGTTAAAAGGGAAAATAATTAGACATTTTAAAGGTGATTTATATTTGCTTATAGATATAGCAGAGCATACAGAAACAGGAGAAAAAATGGTTATATACAAAGCGTTATATGGAGAATGTGGGGTATATGCAAGACCTATTAATACGTTTCTAAGTGAAGTAGATAAATGCGAAATAAAAATTATTTAA